The proteins below come from a single Malus domestica chromosome 03, GDT2T_hap1 genomic window:
- the LOC103414649 gene encoding uncharacterized protein: MKMKAAHPLVLVFVGLLALAVAPSTSASTVPAFLWSPHYHQVKAAVNYQTISPKDLAKSLLSEGGWSNLLCSANKVHQPLELALVFVGGELQSSDIPANRHADPALVDFLKTSFSGSNFSMAFPFVAAPEEDSMENSLVLEISETCGQDLGFSNVTLFGSCSIEGENFQKLSNVQSFHDYLVSGVEKRSKGEVDLVVFCHKQSESSKELDQTHSEGKVFSDLVNSMDQSGAKYGVLYVSDPSKSIQYPSHRELERFLAESGSGNASANSTACDEVCQIKSSLLEGLLVGIILLIILISGICCMMGIDTPTRFEMPQES; encoded by the exons ATGAAGATGAAGGCAGCTCACCCTCTGGTGCTAGTTTTTGTGGGTTTGCTTGCGCTTGCAGTAGCACCTTCCACTTCAGCTTCCACAGTGCCAGCTTTCCTCTGGTCCCCTCATTACCATCA AGTCAAGGCAGCCGTAAATTATCAGACAATATCCCCCAAGGATTTAGCAAAGTCTCTTCTTTCCGAAGGTGGCTGGTCCAACCTACTG TGTTCCGCAAACAAAGTTCATCAGCCTTTGGAGCTGGCTCTTGTCTTCGTTGGTGGAGAG TTACAATCTTCAGATATTCCTGCAAACAGACATGCAGATCCAGCTCTTGTGGACTTCCTCAAA ACCTCTTTCTCAGGATCCAATTTCTCCATGGCCTTCCCTTTTGTTGCTGCACCGGAGGAGGATTCTATGGAAAATTCTTTGGTGTTAGAGATTTCAGAGACTTGCGGGCAGGATTTGGGATTCAGTAATGTTACTTTATTTGGGTCATGCTCTATTGAGggtgaaaattttcaaaagctcTCAAATGTGCAATCATTCCAT GATTATCTTGTTTCAGGGGTGGAGAAGAGATCCAAAGGGGAAGTAGATTTGGTTGTGTTCTGCCATAAACAATCTGAATCTTCCAAAGAACTTGATCAAACACATTCTGAGG GTAAAGTTTTTTCTGACCTTGTTAATTCCATGGATCAATCTGGGGCAAAGTATGGAGTTCTATATGTTTCAGATCCCAGTAAGTCGATCCAATATCCTTCTCATCGAGAATTAGAAAGGTTTCTTGCTGAAAGTGGATCAGGAAATGCATCAGCCAATTCGACGGCCTGTGATGAAGTTTGTCAGATAAAATCATCTCTTCTAGAGGGACTTCTAGTT GGAATCATTTTGCTTATAATCTTAATATCGGGCATTTGCTGTATGATGGGGATTGACACTCCGACGCGATTTGAGATGCCCCAAGAGTCTTGA